Proteins from a single region of Mus pahari chromosome 2, PAHARI_EIJ_v1.1, whole genome shotgun sequence:
- the Wee2 gene encoding wee1-like protein kinase 2, whose translation MADAETDQGLNKKLNFSFCEEDTESEGQMTAQDIGGTRSQKPGRDESEEVEGPMPAARDELYTSPSRDKESPDPDLWTSVSGLPKCPETPVLYRKNKLPVPTNFSTPKNSIGQPEISLLEKLSARSSRHMRLTPASLMDEKTSLSLVNINPFTPETYRKLLLQSKGKRKTRDYLEDTGEEESKPVQWLPAKKSVLQETNMASRYEKEFFEVEKIGVGEFGTVYKCIKRLDGCIYAIKRSAKSFSGLSNDLDLHEVYAHAVLGHHPHVVRYYSSWVEDDHVVIQNEYCNGGSLQAAISENAASNNHFQEPKLKDILLQISLGLKYIHNSGMVHLDIKPSNIFICHKMQSDSPVGPEEAESEADWFLNASVMYKIGDLGHATSISKPKVEEGDTRFLANEILQENYQYLPKADIFALGLTIAVAAGAESLPINGDMWHHIRKGNFPEIFQELSDDFYGLLKNMIHPAPKERPSAAALARSRILWPFLEKTDELQKQLNLEKSKTATLKRELKKAQHIQTPQRDIHHCYYQTYKGSRSTRHLLVGGRRKVPSSFTCGASSV comes from the exons ATGGCTGATGCAGAGACTGACCAGGGGCTCAACAAGAAATTAAACTTCTCCTTTTGTGAAGAAGATACTGAGAGTGAAGGGCAGATGACCGCACAAGACATCGGAGGGACTCGGAGCCAAAAGCCTGGGAGGGATGAAAGTGAGGAGGTGGAGGGTCCCATGCCCGCTGCCAGAGATGAACTTTATACTTCTCCGAGCAGAGACAAGGAAAGTCCAGACCCTGATCTTTGGACGTCAGTTTCAGGCCTTCCCAAATGCCCAGAAACACCAGTATTatacaggaagaacaagctgCCAGTCCCTACCAACTTCTCCACTCCCAAA AATTCGATTGGTCAGCCAGAGATTTCTCTGCTAGAGAAACTCTCTGCCCGAAGCTCTAGACATATGAGGCTCACACCTGCTTCCCTCATGGATGAGAAGACGTCTTTGTCTCTGGTCAATATTAACCCATTCACTCCGGAGACCTATAGAAAATTACTCCTTCAATCAAAGGGCAAGAGGAAGAccagagactatct tgaGGACACTGGAGAAGAGGAAAGCAAACCAGTACAGTGGCTGCCTGCTAAG aaaagtgTTCTACAAGAAACTAATATGGCTTCCCGCTATGAAAAAGAATTCTTCGAGGTAGAAAAAATTGGGGTTGGAGAGTTTGGGACAGTCTACAAGTGCATTAAGAGGCTGGATGGGTGCATTTATGCAATCAAGCGCTCTGCAAAATCCTTTTCAGGATTATCAAATGA TTTGGATTTGCATGAAGTTTATGCTCATGCAGTGCTTGGCCATCATCCCCATGTGGTACGCTACTATTCATCATGGGTAGAAGACGATCATGTGGTCATTCAAAATGAATACTGTAATG GTGGGAGCCTGCAAGCTGCTATATCTGAAAATGCTGCGTCCAATAATCACTTCCAAGAGCCCAAACTCAAAGACATCCTTCTACAAATTTCCTTGGGTCTTAAGTACATCCACAACTCTGGCATGGTACATCTGGACATCAAACCCA GTAACATCTTCATTTGTCATAAGATGCAGAGTGACTCTCCTGTAGGCCCAGAAGAGGCTGAAAGTGAAGCTGACTGGTTTCTCAATGCCAGTGTGATGTATAAAATTG gTGACCTGGGCCACGCGACATCAATCAGCAAACCTAAAGTGGAAGAAGGAGATACTCGTTTCCTGGCTAATGAGATCTTGCAAGAG AATTATCAATACCTTCCCAAAGCAGACATATTTGCCTTAGGATTAACAATTGCAGTGGCTGCAGGAGCAGAGTCATTACCCATCAATGGTGACATGTGGCATCATATCCGCAAAGGGAACTTTCCAGAGATTTTCCAAGAACTCTCAGATGACTTTTATGGTCTACTCAAG AACATGATCCACCCAGCTCCAAAGGAGAGACCTTCTGCAGCAGCTCTGGCCAGAAGTCGAATTCTCTGGCCCTTCCTGGAGAAGACCGATGAACTCCAGAAACAACTGAATTTGGAGAAATCCAAGACAGCCACACTAAAAAG GGAACTGAAAAAGGCTCAGCATATCCAGACCCCTCAGAGAGACATCCACCATTGTTATTATCAGACCTACAAAGGCTCAAGAAGCACAAGACACCTCctggtgggaggaaggaggaaggtgcCCTCAAGCTTCACCTGTGGGGCATCCTCTGTGTAG